Proteins encoded within one genomic window of Patescibacteria group bacterium:
- a CDS encoding helix-turn-helix domain-containing protein, with product MNNSPIRLSVSEAARLFGIDQKTIRRAIKNQEITYVVVRGRYRLNFENILKWSQKRPTVKNKLSKEGLGQFVEKWKISSPLYSPNPKSYPHTDKK from the coding sequence ATGAACAACTCTCCTATTCGTCTATCTGTTTCTGAAGCCGCTCGCCTTTTTGGCATTGATCAAAAAACTATTCGCCGAGCTATAAAAAATCAAGAGATAACGTACGTAGTTGTTCGCGGTCGCTACCGCCTTAACTTTGAAAATATTCTTAAGTGGTCACAAAAGAGACCAACGGTAAAAAATAAACTTTCAAAAGAAGGTCTCGGACAGTTTGTAGAAAAATGGAAAATTTCCTCCCCCTTGTATTCCCCTAACCCTAAAAGCTATCCACACACAGATAAAAAATAG
- a CDS encoding radical SAM protein has protein sequence MNTTARVALVYPEVYDLAHFKEKRKEFPPFGVLYLASFLEKNNIEVKIFKTVSGDEQYDFRGYDVVGFSIPASATYNLLKNVRFLARYSKDVVIAVGGVHPSFYPQKTFIDFKADVVAIGCGERTIVDIVNACHDKDFSRVSGVCCFSGQSLVINQAGPLDKDIDWLAFPARHLLDESDFIMNNRLAGTDIRMTHIMLSRGCPFSCRFCAVMQKKLQYRSGVNAKTELEYLKREYQINGFAIVDDNFVVDKRAVNVLCKEIGGLGLAWSALSRVDTVDYELLEVMQDAGCLELKFGIESGSERMLQAMGKNISCNQIRRAITLSFSLGIKVKAFLVHGFPGEDMSSTQETISLLKDIGGMIDRVSLFRFTPLPGSYVFNNASKFGLLIPENIEDWSRFHIYHNNYHWWGSAEDFHQVEVSYSELEKFITDNWQ, from the coding sequence ATGAATACGACGGCAAGAGTTGCGTTAGTGTATCCAGAGGTTTATGACCTTGCTCACTTCAAGGAAAAAAGAAAAGAATTTCCTCCTTTTGGGGTATTGTATCTCGCTTCTTTTCTTGAAAAAAATAATATTGAAGTTAAGATATTTAAGACCGTTAGCGGGGATGAGCAATATGATTTTAGGGGTTATGATGTGGTTGGTTTTAGTATACCAGCTTCAGCGACATACAATCTTCTTAAAAATGTAAGATTTTTAGCTCGCTATTCAAAAGATGTTGTAATCGCTGTGGGCGGTGTTCACCCTAGTTTTTATCCCCAAAAAACCTTTATTGATTTTAAAGCCGATGTGGTAGCGATCGGATGTGGTGAAAGAACTATCGTTGATATAGTTAATGCTTGCCATGATAAAGATTTTTCTCGAGTAAGTGGCGTCTGCTGTTTTAGTGGTCAATCTTTGGTCATAAACCAGGCAGGTCCTCTAGATAAAGATATTGATTGGCTTGCTTTTCCTGCCAGACATTTGCTTGACGAGTCAGACTTTATTATGAATAATCGGTTGGCAGGCACCGATATTCGTATGACACATATAATGTTAAGTAGGGGTTGCCCCTTCTCCTGTCGCTTTTGTGCTGTAATGCAAAAGAAGTTACAATATCGTTCTGGTGTTAATGCAAAAACCGAACTCGAGTACTTAAAGCGTGAATATCAGATCAATGGGTTTGCAATTGTTGATGACAATTTTGTGGTCGACAAAAGGGCAGTTAATGTCTTGTGTAAGGAGATAGGTGGTCTCGGGCTAGCCTGGTCTGCGCTCTCTCGAGTTGATACAGTTGACTACGAATTGCTTGAGGTCATGCAAGATGCTGGATGTCTCGAACTTAAATTTGGAATAGAGTCCGGGAGTGAGCGAATGCTCCAAGCCATGGGTAAGAACATCTCTTGTAATCAAATACGTAGAGCCATCACCCTGTCTTTTTCCCTGGGTATCAAGGTAAAAGCTTTCCTAGTACATGGTTTTCCCGGGGAAGACATGTCGAGTACCCAAGAGACTATTTCGCTCCTTAAAGACATCGGTGGTATGATTGACAGGGTTTCTCTTTTTCGTTTCACCCCTCTTCCAGGATCGTATGTTTTCAATAATGCAAGCAAGTTCGGCTTGTTAATTCCTGAAAATATTGAAGACTGGAGTAGATTCCACATCTATCATAATAATTATCATTGGTGGGGGAGCGCAGAAGACTTTCATCAGGTTGAAGTTTCTTATAGCGAACTCGAAAAATTTATTACTGACAATTGGCAGTAA
- a CDS encoding glycosyltransferase family 4 protein has translation MKIAFIGQKGIPTKFGGIERHVEELAVRLVKAGQKVFVYCRPWYAPVDKKSFRGIKLISLPSIRTKHLDAISHTFIATLHALFSDYDIIHYHGVGPALLSFIPRIFKPQVRVVATFHCIDRKHQKWGLFARTFLKLGERAACLFAHQTITVSKTLQYYCSQIYNTDTVYIPNGVGRKNVNCGSDLIAKKFGLQENGYLLVVSRLVRHKGIHYLINAFHRLKTDKKLVIVGDSAFTDDYVQELHDLSYGSKNIIFTGYQNGKVLDQLFANAYAFILPSESEGLPIVILEAMAYGKAVLASDITENLEVVRGHGFSFRNKQIDDLVSRLKHLLDNQKNVEAIGRESRDFVMQNYNWDDIVKKTIVLYHQTLKSGAKKGLAPSQVQA, from the coding sequence ATGAAAATAGCGTTTATCGGTCAAAAGGGTATTCCTACCAAATTTGGTGGAATCGAAAGGCATGTAGAAGAATTAGCTGTCCGTCTTGTTAAGGCTGGTCAGAAGGTTTTTGTTTATTGCCGCCCTTGGTATGCGCCAGTAGATAAAAAGTCCTTTCGTGGAATTAAATTAATTAGCCTGCCGTCTATCAGAACTAAACATTTGGATGCGATTTCTCATACTTTTATCGCCACTTTACACGCATTGTTTTCCGATTATGACATTATTCATTATCACGGAGTCGGTCCGGCTTTACTTTCTTTTATTCCGCGAATTTTTAAACCTCAAGTCAGGGTGGTGGCGACTTTTCATTGTATTGATCGCAAACATCAGAAATGGGGATTATTTGCCCGTACCTTTTTGAAGCTGGGAGAGCGTGCGGCTTGTTTGTTCGCTCATCAAACCATTACGGTTTCTAAAACATTACAATATTATTGTTCTCAGATCTATAATACCGATACTGTCTATATTCCCAACGGCGTTGGTCGCAAAAACGTTAATTGCGGCAGTGACCTGATCGCTAAAAAATTTGGCTTGCAGGAAAACGGTTATCTTTTAGTGGTTTCTCGTTTGGTCCGGCACAAAGGCATTCATTATTTGATTAATGCTTTTCATCGTCTAAAAACCGATAAAAAGCTGGTTATTGTCGGTGATTCTGCTTTTACCGATGATTATGTTCAAGAGTTGCACGACTTGTCTTATGGCAGTAAAAACATTATTTTTACCGGATATCAAAACGGTAAAGTCTTAGATCAACTTTTTGCTAATGCTTACGCTTTTATTTTACCTTCTGAATCAGAGGGTTTGCCAATAGTTATCCTGGAAGCCATGGCTTACGGCAAGGCGGTGTTGGCTTCTGATATTACTGAAAATCTGGAAGTAGTCCGCGGTCATGGTTTTAGTTTTCGTAATAAACAAATTGACGATTTAGTAAGCAGGCTAAAACATTTATTGGATAACCAAAAAAACGTGGAAGCTATTGGTAGAGAAAGTCGGGATTTTGTTATGCAAAATTATAACTGGGACGACATAGTAAAAAAGACCATAGTTCTTTATCACCAAACTTTAAAAAGCGGAGCTAAAAAAGGCTTAGCGCCGTCTCAAGTGCAGGCTTAA